In Archocentrus centrarchus isolate MPI-CPG fArcCen1 chromosome 21, fArcCen1, whole genome shotgun sequence, the following are encoded in one genomic region:
- the LOC115801267 gene encoding protein jagunal homolog 1-A-like, whose amino-acid sequence MKTQLRMAPQYQMSASLKSEIRKLNMVHFLIWLLVAAQVTVSHLDILSRDTVAMPYQWEYPYLLSLLPLLFSSLSLPKNNISYLVLSMISAGLFSFAPLIYGSMEMFPVAKQLFRQGKAFRFIFGCSAVTATYVVIVVAAQVHGWQLYYMKKLLDSWFDATQEKKNK is encoded by the exons ATGAAAACCCAACTGAGGATGGCCCCACAGTACCAGATGAG CGCTTCCCTGAAGTCGGAGATACGGAAGTTAAACATGGTCCACTTTCTCATCTGGCTGCTGGTGGCTGCGCAAGTGACTGTCAGCCACTTGGACATTCTGTCACGGGACACGGTGGCCATGCCGTACCAATGGGAGTACCCCTACCTGCTCAGCCTCCTCCCTCTGCTCTTCAGCAGCCTGTCCCTCCCAAAGAACAACATCAGTTACCTGGTCCTGTCCATGATCAGTGCAGGGCTGTTTTCTTTTGCACCTCTTATATATGGTAGCATGGAGATGTTTCCCGTAGCAAAACAGCTCTTCCGCCAAGGAAAAGCCTTCCGCTTCATTTTTGGCTGCTCTGCAGTTACTGCTACGTATGTTGTCATAGTGGTTGCTGCTCAAGTGCACGGCTGGCAGTTATACTACATGAAAAAACTGCTGGATTCATGGTTTGATGCCACTCAGGAGAAGAAGAACAAatag
- the LOC115801265 gene encoding collagen alpha-1(VIII) chain-like yields the protein MPPLLAPLFLLQLVVLTYVSGGAYYGHKQHPQPYQPMQHLQHIGKGKGGFPQQQYLGKDVPYMQYPHYRKELPPVPMHKGKENALKGGGYNGGQDKGQTVPSGAEGIPQGEPGPAGPPGAPGPEGPPGPPGPPGPPGNELPGPAGQLGPPGPPGIPGVGKPGLPGSPGKPGGIGAPGPQGEMGPRGEEGPPGQSGPQGPPGPPGLPGIGKPGIQGLPGQMGPKGEPGHKGLPGLPGLPGPKGDKGMGLPGPPGHKGHPGLPGPAGPRGLPGFGKPGLNGTPGPQGPPGLKGQPGEQGPAGLPGEKGQPGSPGLPGQGKPGQNGPPGQPGMPGVKGHPGPPGLPGKPGLPGFGKPGLPGPKGDKGMSGPPGSPGPKGDKGYSGLPGMPGPSGPNGPQGHPGPIGPPGPMGTPGPKGDCGEGGPKGLDGTKGEPGPQGLPGKDGLPGDRGEPGPRGPQGPIGAKGDIGHDGLPGVPGPSGPPGLKGERGLPGEVGPQGLKGIPGMDGAVGPNGPPGLQGPKGDYGPPGPPGISVEGSPGLPGPMGPQGKEGPSGPPGQPGLPGLPGPPGPPGAPGLSPEMAGVLSEMGPALDGVKAGGYGKKGKYGGNGAEVIGPSGLEMPAFTAVTTIPFPPVGAPVIFDKLLYNGRQNYNPETGIFTCDIPGIYYFAYHIHCKGANVWVALMRNNEPVMYTYDEYKKGFLDQASGSAVLPLQPGDTVYIQLPSDQASGLYAGQYVHSSFTGYLLYPM from the exons ATGCCTCCCCTCCTTGCCCCCCTCTTCCTGCTACAGCTTGTAGTTCTTACCTATGTGAGTGGTGGAGCATACTACGGTCACAAGCAGCATCCTCAGCCTTACCAACCGATGCAGCATCTCCAACATATTGGCAAGGGCAAAGGTGGCTTTCCTCAGCAGCAGTACCTTGGCAAAGATGTGCCCTATATGCAGTATCCCCACTACAGAAAGGAGCTGCCACCAGTGCCCATGCACAAGGGAAAAGAAAATGCTCTCAAGGGTGGAGGCTATAATGGTGGCCAAgacaaag GTCAGACAGTTCCTAGTGGTGCTGAGGGAATTCCCCAAGGAGAGCCAGGACCTGCTGGGCCACCTGGGGCACCTGGACCAGAGGGACCTCCAGGACCTCCAGGACCTCCTGGACCTCCAGGCAATGAGTTACCGGGACCTGCAGGACAACTTGGACCTCCTGGTCCACCTGGAATTCCAGGAGTTGGAAAACCAGGTTTGCCAGGAAGCCCTGGTAAACCTGGAGGAATTGGTGCTCCTGGGCCTCAAGGAGAAATGGGTCCTAGGGGTGAAGAAGGACCACCAGGGCAGTCAGGGCCTCAAGGACCCCCAGGACCACCTGGACTCCCAGGAATAGGTAAACCAGGAATACAGGGTTTACCAGGTCAAATGGGGCCCAAAGGTGAGCCAGGTCACAAAGGCCTTCCAGGTTTGCCAGGACTGCCGGGACCCAAAGGAGACAAAGGGATGGGGCTGCCAGGACCACCTGGTCACAAAGGGCATCCAGGGCTCCCTGGACCTGCTGGGCCAAGAGGATTGCCTGGTTTTGGAAAACCTGGATTGAATGGCACACCAGGCCCACAAGGACCACCAGGATTAAAGGGACAACCGGGAGAGCAAGGACCAGCAGGACTACCAGGTGAAAAAGGACAGCCTGGCTCACCAGGTCTACCTGGTCAAGGGAAGCCAGGTCAAAATGGTCCACCAGGACAACCAGGCATGCCAGGTGTGAAAGGTCATCCAGGACCACCAGGTTTACCAGGAAAGCCAGGATTGCCAGGATTTGGTAAACCGGGGCTCCCAGGACCAAAGGGTGATAAAGGTATGAGTGGGCCACCTGGATCACCTGGACCAAAGGGAGATAAGGGTTATAGCGGTCTGCCTGGTATGCCTGGACCTTCTGGACCAAACGGCCCTCAAGGTCATCCAGGCCCTATTGGGCCCCCAGGGCCTATGGGTACACCTGGTCCTAAAGGTGACTGTGGTGAAGGAGGGCCTAAAGGTCTTGATGGTACCAAGGGTGAGCCTGGTCCTCAAGGGTTACCTGGAAAGGATGGCTTGCCAGGAGACCGTGGAGAGCCAGGACCAAGAGGCCCACAAGGACCAATTGGTGCCAAAGGAGACATTGGACATGACGGTCTACCAGGTGTCCCTGGTCCTTCAGGACCTCCTGGTCTTAAAGGAGAAAGAGGATTACCAGGTGAAGTGGGACCTCAAGGCCTTAAAGGAATCCCAGGAATGGATGGTGCAGTAGGACCAAATGGGCCTCCTGGTCTTCAAGGACCAAAAGGAGATTATGGTCCTCCTGGTCCACCAGGCATTTCAGTTGAAGGGAGTCCAGGTCTACCTGGTCCTATGGGACCCCAGGGAAAAGAGGGCCCATCAGGACCCCCAGGGCAACCAGGTCTGCCTGGCCTGCCTGGACCACCAGGTCCCCCTGGAGCACCTGGTCTGTCACCCGAAATGGCAGGAGTGCTCTCTGAAATGGGCCCAGCACTAGATGGCGTTAAAGCCGGAGGTTATGGCAAGAAGGGCAAGTATGGAGGCAATGGGGCAGAAGTAATAGGTCCCAGTGGGCTGGAAATGCCAGCATTCACAGCTGTAACGACGATTCCTTTTCCACCTGTGGGCGCTCCAGTCATCTTTGACAAGCTCTTGTATAATGGTCGCCAAAACTACAACCCAGAGACTGGAATTTTCACTTGTGACATACCTGGCATTTATTACTTTGCCTACCACATTCATTGCAAGGGAGCTAATGTTTGGGTGGCTTTGATGAGAAACAATGAGCCTGTGATGTATACATATGATGAATACAAAAAGGGTTTCCTAGACCAAGCATCAGGGAGTGCAGTATTACCTCTACAACCTGGGGACACTGTGTATATTCAGCTGCCCTCAGATCAGGCTTCAGGACTTTATGCTGGACAGTATGTGCATTCCTCCTTTACTGGGTACTTGTTATATCCAATGTAA